A segment of the Streptomyces sp. Tu 2975 genome:
GTGTCCGCGGGGGCGTCGGGGAACAGCCGGACGAGCACCCGTGAGCAGATGCCGGCGGGCGGGTCCCAGGTGAGGCCGAGCCCTGCGGCGACGTCGTGGGTGTGCACCAGGGTCTCCACGATGCCCATCGCGGCGAAGCCCTCGGGGTCGGACGCGCCGAAGACATGGTGGGAGCGCACCTGCGGCGGTGTCGTCAGCACCATGGCGACGAGCAGCGCCCCGCCGGCTTCCAGCACCTGGAGCAGCCCGTCGGGCCCCGCGGCGCGATCGGCGTGGACGGAGTTGGCGGGGCCGCCGGGCCGGCGGCTCTCGTAGGCGAAGGGCACCTCACGGTCCAGCGGCGGGGTGCGGGGGCCGAGTTGGACGGCGTAGGCGAAGAGGTCGTCGGCGAGGTGCTCGACGGTCTCCCAGCAGGTCCACTCGAGGGTGCCCGCGTTGCCGTCCCAGGCGGTCGCGGGGACCTCTCCGAGGGCGGCCACTGCGAGCTGTACGGCGTGGGCGAGGTCGTCGGCGGTGACGGGCGGGCGGCCGTTCACCGGAGGAACCCCGAACTCCCGGTAGGAGAGCCGCGTTCCGTCGTGCGCGGAAAGGTAGGCATGGGCCGAGACCTTTCACCGGCGGTCCGTCGGGGCAAACGGGTTGTCCGCGCCTGCCGGAGACGGGGTCACATGCCGGCGTCGCCACTCGTCGCGGCGCGGCCGGCGCCCGCCTCCGGGCTGCCGGTCAGCAGGTGGGAGAGCACCATGTAGCTGATCGTCTTGCGGATGAACGGTTCGGCCCGGATGCGTTCGAGGACCTCCTCGAAGTGCTCGACGTCCGTCGCCCGTACGTGCAGCAGGGCGTCCGCGCCACCGGTCACCGTCATCGCGGCCGTGATCTCCGGGTGGTTGCGGACGACCTCGGCGAGCCGCCGGGGCGGGGCGGCGCCGTCGCAGTACACCTCCACGTAGGCCTCGGTGGCCCAGCCGAGCGCGGCGGGACGCACCGTGGTGGTGAAGCCGGTGATGATGTCGTTCTCGCGCATCCGGTCGACCCGGCGTTTGACCGCGGTGGCCGACAGGCCGATCGCCGCGCCGATCTCCGTGAAACTGGTCCGCGCGTTCGCCACCAGGGCGGCGACGATCTTGCGGTCGAGCTCGTCGAACGGCGCGGATCTGTTCGTCATGTCAAGGTTCCTCCGGACGGCCCTGTCGCGCGCGGACCCTATCGGAAGATGGCCATGGCCTGCACTTCCAGCACCGCTTCCTCGGAGTTCCAGTCCTGGACCTTGCCGAGGCAGCGGGCGGAGAAGGTGCCGCTCGGAACTTCGGTGCGCAGCCCTTCGGTGGCGCAGGTGACCCGTACGCGCGGCCCCTGGGAGAGATCGTCGGGGTCGCCGTAGGGCGCCAGGAGCACCGTGGATCCGTCCGCCCTGCTGCTCCTGCGGAACCGGCCGCGGATGAGGACGAAGTCCTCCACGTCACGCAGTCGTACCGAGCTCTGCGGAGGGTCGCCGGCCCGCGCGTGGTCGGTCAGGGCGCGGGTGAGTGCCGCGTTGCGCCGGACCGTCCCGTTGACGAGGTCGACGTGCACGATGACGTCCTTCTGCTCGAGGACGTCCATGATGACGCCGATCACGGAGATCGGTTCCGCGACCTCCATGTACTTGCTGACGATCTCGCTGTTGTCCCGCCGTCCCGCCCCGGCGCCGATCCCGAAGACACTGGCCCGGATCGTGCCGTCCTTGCTGTCGCTCGTCCGCTGCTCCACCTCCTTGCGCAGCGCCGCCGCGTAGCCCCGCATCTGGTAGTGGTCCATGACGGAGCGGTCGTGCAGGTAGAAGCAGATGCTGTACGTGATGTTCCGCGCGCGGCTTCTTCTGCGGCGCATCAGCCGCGCGACGGTCAGCACGATCAGGGCTCCGGCGCCCGCCGCCGTCAGCAGCCACAGCAGCATCCAGGGCCACCGGACGCTCCACCACATCTCAGTGAACACACCCACGGATCTCCTTGAACGCACTGAGGAGGGACCGGTCGGCGGCGTCGACCATGCGGCCGCCCGTCGCCCTTGCCCCTCGGTCGAGTTCGCCGGTGTCGGCCTCGCCGTAGCGGATGGTGTAGGTGCGCACGGCTCGTACGTCCTTCGGCAGTCGTGCGTGCCGGCGGACGAACGTGTCGAGGTCGATCCCGGCGTTGCTCTCACCGTCGGTCATCAGGACCACGGACACGTCCTGGCCGGGGCGTTCGCGCAGCAGGTCCGAGACCGTGCCGTAGGCGTGGTCGAGCGAGGACCAGACGGCGGTGCTGTCGGCGAAGTCGTCCGCGGCCACCAACCCGCGCAGCCGGTCCAGGTCCCGCTGCCCGTCGTAGACGACGGTCCGTTCGTCCAGGACGCGGCCGCCGAACCGCATCACGGTGATGGACTCGCCCCGGTAGAACCGGACGAACTTGCCCGAGTGGGAGTCGTCCGCGCCGGCGAGACCGTCGAACGTGGCCCGCAGCCGCTCGATCCGTTCGCCGCGCATCGAGGTCGAGAAGTCGAGCAGGAAGATCACCCGGGCGGCGCGGTCCCGGTGCGGGTCGCCGTAGTCGGCGAGGAGGCGGTCGACGACTTTCTGGTCGTCGGGGAAGTAGAGCGCGTTGCCCACCGGCTCCCGCAGCCGGTCGATGCGGGCGACGCCCGGGTCGATCGGTCGGCGCAGGGTCCTTTCCATGATCCGTTTCTGGACCGGTTCACTGCGCAGCCATTCGACGAGCCGGTCGTAGGCGTCGCGCCGGGCCGGGTCGAGCAGCAGTACCGGATAGTCGGACAGGACCATGCCGTCCCGGGGATAGACGATCTCCAGGGGCTCGCGCAGCCGTCCGCTGCTGTTGAGGGCGAGGAGTTCCGACTCGTAGGTGATCAGGGCGTTCAGCCCGTCCTGCCGCGCCACGAAACGGTCGGCGAGACCGGCCGAGGAGTCGCCGGTGAGTTCGTGTCCGGCGAAGAAGCCGCGCAGCCGTTCGCAGGAGACGTCCTTCGGGCGCAGGGCCGCCCCGGTGCCGGCGGATGCGGTGGCGACTCCCACGAGTGCGGCGAGTCCGCTGTTGGTGTGCCGGGGGTCGGCCATGCCGAAGCGCAGCGACCCGTCCGCGGCGGCGTCGGCCGCGTCGGCCCAGGTGATCTGCCCGTCGGCGGCGGAACCGCGCAGCCGCTCCGCCGTCGCACGCTTCATGCCGATGACCACGGGCGAGCGCATGATGCTGGTGGCGAGCGGCTTCTCGCCGCTCAGCCCGTTCGCCTTGGCCCTGAGGAGGTAGTAGCGGTCGGAGGACAGCCAGGCGAGGTCGTGCCGCCGCTGTCCGCCCGGAGCGGCGAGCTCGTTGCTGGCGTCCACGGTGCCCCGGTGGTCCATCTCCAGCGTGATGCCGGTCTCGCGGCGCAGGTCGGCCAAAAGCGGAGCCATGTCGGCGAGTTCCGAGCTGGCGAGCACCTTCAGGGTGATCCGGTCGGGACTGTCCGTGGCGCAGCCCGCGGCGGGGAAGAGCAACAGGCACGCCAGGCAGAGGGCGATCAGTCCGCGGAGACGGGTGTGCCGCCTCATCAGGGCTGCCCCGACACGGCTTCTGCGGTGGGGCAGTCACCCACGACGGAGATCATCCTCTCCAGGTACCGCAGCCGGGGCATCGCCGACCTGGTGTCGTCACCGTCGATCGCGGGGACGGGCACGTCACGCTCGTCGAGGAACCGGGTGAGCTGGTCGCCCGCCACCTGGCCCGTCGGATCGAGGATCCGGAAGCCCAGCTCCATGGCACGCTGACGCAACTCCGGGTCGTGCGTGATCAGTTCGCCCAGCCGGTCGCCGTCCTTGTTGAGCGCGATGAACTGCGGCTGGGTGACGAACTGCCCGGAGGGGTACAGCAGCACCCGCTGCGGGTCGGGCTTCTTGGACCGGGCCTGGTAGTGCACCTGGTAGGCGAGGTACTGGTGCTCGTACGCCACGACCACCGGGGCGATGTTCTTGCCCTCGGGGAGATGTAGGTGCGGAACACGTCGGCGCTCGGCAGACCCTGCTCCATCAGGTGCCTGATCGCCCGGCCCCGCTCGTCGGCCTCCTGGTCGGTGTCGGGCACCTCGTCGCCGTTGCCTCGCCAGGTGAACGCCACCAGCGCCAGATAGGTGCCCGCGGAGTTGGAGCCGCAGACGTCGGGGCTCTGCGCGACGATCCGGTTGGCGTTGGTGATGCCCTGGCGCTGGATGCCGATGTCGTTCCAGCGGCGCTTTTCGTGGATGTGCTGAAGGAACTTGGGCATGTCCAGCACGTAGTAGTACGGCTGCCCGCCGTCACCGGAGCCGCGCTGTGCGGTGGCCGTGCCGGCGTCGACCAGCGCCTGTGCGTACTCGCGGTAGGTGGCGAGCACGATCGGGCTGACGAACGGCCGGTGCACCTTGGCGTAGCGGTTCAGGGCCGCGCGCTCCGCGGTGACGATGTCTCCGGCGGGCTGGCCGGACGGGAAGACGAAGTCGTAGGACGAGATGTCCCTGATGGCCACCTCACGCGACCCCGAACTGGTGATGTGCACCCGTATGTGATGCTTCATCAGGATCCGCTGGACCTCCTCGTCCTCGAAGAAGTCCCGCTTGGACGCCATCTTCCCTTCCAGCGTGATCACGCCCTGGAAGGGGAGCAGGATGTTCCCGGACACGGCCAGCACGCCGACGCCTGTCAGCACGGCCGCCAGGAGGGGCAGAACGACGAGCAGGAAGCCGCGCCTCGACCATGAAGAGCGCGACTCACGCCGGATGCCCAGCCGCGGTTCCGCTGTGACCCGTCTCTCTCCGACAGCCACGGGCGCTCCCCCTTCGTCCCCCGCGTCACCTCGGGAACAGCCTTACCTTCCCGGAAGGCTCCCACCTGACGACCCGGCCAACATCCGGTGAACAACTCCGTTGCAGGGAAGCCCTGTTGGCCGCCGGGCGCGCCGGTCAGCCGCCGGCAAGGCGGACGGTGCTCAGGACCTTGCGGACGACTCCGTCCGGCACCTCGTCCCCTACCCCCTTCGCTCCGACGAACGTCCAGGAGACGATGTCGCCCTTCGGGTTCTTGA
Coding sequences within it:
- a CDS encoding maleylpyruvate isomerase N-terminal domain-containing protein, translated to MNGRPPVTADDLAHAVQLAVAALGEVPATAWDGNAGTLEWTCWETVEHLADDLFAYAVQLGPRTPPLDREVPFAYESRRPGGPANSVHADRAAGPDGLLQVLEAGGALLVAMVLTTPPQVRSHHVFGASDPEGFAAMGIVETLVHTHDVAAGLGLTWDPPAGICSRVLVRLFPDAPADTAPWPALLWCTGRADLPGRPRSATWRWHGAPRA
- a CDS encoding Lrp/AsnC family transcriptional regulator, with the translated sequence MTNRSAPFDELDRKIVAALVANARTSFTEIGAAIGLSATAVKRRVDRMRENDIITGFTTTVRPAALGWATEAYVEVYCDGAAPPRRLAEVVRNHPEITAAMTVTGGADALLHVRATDVEHFEEVLERIRAEPFIRKTISYMVLSHLLTGSPEAGAGRAATSGDAGM
- a CDS encoding substrate-binding domain-containing protein codes for the protein MRRHTRLRGLIALCLACLLLFPAAGCATDSPDRITLKVLASSELADMAPLLADLRRETGITLEMDHRGTVDASNELAAPGGQRRHDLAWLSSDRYYLLRAKANGLSGEKPLATSIMRSPVVIGMKRATAERLRGSAADGQITWADAADAAADGSLRFGMADPRHTNSGLAALVGVATASAGTGAALRPKDVSCERLRGFFAGHELTGDSSAGLADRFVARQDGLNALITYESELLALNSSGRLREPLEIVYPRDGMVLSDYPVLLLDPARRDAYDRLVEWLRSEPVQKRIMERTLRRPIDPGVARIDRLREPVGNALYFPDDQKVVDRLLADYGDPHRDRAARVIFLLDFSTSMRGERIERLRATFDGLAGADDSHSGKFVRFYRGESITVMRFGGRVLDERTVVYDGQRDLDRLRGLVAADDFADSTAVWSSLDHAYGTVSDLLRERPGQDVSVVLMTDGESNAGIDLDTFVRRHARLPKDVRAVRTYTIRYGEADTGELDRGARATGGRMVDAADRSLLSAFKEIRGCVH